One window of Robiginitalea biformata HTCC2501 genomic DNA carries:
- a CDS encoding GDP-L-fucose synthase family protein, with translation MEKSDKIYIAGHRGMVGSAVWRALEAAGYSNLTGRSSSELDLRDARATSAFIADEQPAAIVDAAARVGGILANSRNQYEFLLENLRIQNNLIQAAHEAGVPKFVFLGSSCIYPKMAEQPIREDALLTGPLEPTNEGYALAKIAGVRLIQALRDQYNRDYVSLMPTNLYGPNDNFDLETSHVLPALIRKFHEAKQNDNAPVTLWGSGSPRREFLHVDDLARAVVHALENPLPDHLYNVGTGSDITIKELARTVQRIVGHTGEIRWDTSKPDGTPRKLLDVSHIHALGWKAEIGLEDGIKRAYEWYLENSSSVKPQ, from the coding sequence GTGGAAAAAAGCGACAAAATATACATTGCCGGGCACCGCGGGATGGTGGGCTCCGCCGTCTGGCGCGCCCTGGAAGCCGCCGGTTATTCCAACCTGACAGGCCGCAGCAGCAGCGAGCTGGATTTGCGGGATGCGCGGGCCACCTCAGCGTTCATTGCCGACGAGCAGCCGGCAGCCATCGTGGACGCCGCGGCGCGTGTTGGGGGGATCCTGGCCAACAGCCGGAACCAGTACGAGTTCCTACTGGAAAACCTCCGGATACAAAACAACCTGATCCAGGCAGCTCATGAAGCCGGCGTACCAAAATTCGTCTTCCTGGGCAGTTCCTGCATCTACCCGAAAATGGCCGAACAGCCCATCCGGGAAGACGCCCTGCTCACCGGCCCCCTGGAACCTACCAACGAGGGGTACGCCCTGGCCAAGATTGCCGGGGTTCGGCTCATCCAGGCGCTTCGGGATCAGTACAACCGGGACTATGTAAGCCTGATGCCCACCAACCTGTACGGCCCCAACGATAATTTTGACCTGGAGACCTCCCACGTCCTGCCCGCGCTGATCCGCAAATTCCACGAGGCCAAACAAAACGACAACGCCCCGGTAACCCTCTGGGGCAGCGGCTCCCCCCGTCGGGAATTCCTGCACGTGGACGACCTGGCCCGGGCCGTGGTCCATGCCCTGGAGAACCCGCTACCGGACCACCTGTACAACGTGGGCACGGGCAGCGACATCACCATTAAAGAACTCGCACGTACCGTTCAGCGCATTGTGGGCCATACAGGCGAAATCCGTTGGGACACCTCCAAGCCGGACGGTACGCCACGCAAACTGCTGGATGTCTCCCATATCCATGCCCTGGGCTGGAAAGCCGAGATTGGGTTGGAAGACGGGATTAAACGGGCGTATGAGTGGTATTTGGAAAACAGTTCCTCGGTTAAACCCCAATAA
- a CDS encoding glycosyltransferase family 2 protein, protein MKVSIVIPAHNSEKFIDRCLSSVSSQSYGNIEIIVVNDGSTDGTLPLIKAWQQKDARILLMDQENAGTLMARKIGIQHATGDAILNLDSDDYLEKHAVELLVHKMEETSADIVVANHFMLKNGHKKLIKNALPRTQDKRSLFEYLLTGKLTGYIWGRLFRVDLLKTLEMPAYFAFSEDVIANFSLIANNDLKIALIEEGILNYVIHTSNVSQSEISRPVEGFYREHRYIETILAREGLQTELEKELAIYKSKSWVVYCRKGGELSKDPQYHRAFFDKNYPLVKDSLPLYQRIEMLAYAKNLRFGRMVTLTLRRGYKILETLKKAFQFKMLIGLL, encoded by the coding sequence ATGAAAGTTTCAATAGTAATCCCTGCCCATAACTCTGAGAAATTCATCGATCGTTGCTTGTCTTCTGTTTCTTCTCAAAGTTATGGGAACATCGAAATAATTGTTGTAAACGACGGAAGCACGGATGGGACCTTGCCCCTTATCAAAGCCTGGCAGCAAAAGGATGCGCGTATCCTACTTATGGACCAGGAAAATGCAGGGACCTTAATGGCACGCAAGATTGGTATTCAACACGCTACAGGAGATGCCATTCTAAATCTCGATTCAGACGATTATCTGGAGAAGCATGCCGTTGAATTGCTAGTGCATAAAATGGAGGAGACAAGTGCTGATATAGTGGTTGCCAACCACTTTATGCTTAAGAATGGTCATAAAAAGCTTATCAAAAACGCCCTTCCTCGCACACAGGATAAGCGATCCCTATTCGAATACCTGCTAACAGGTAAACTTACCGGATACATCTGGGGGCGTCTTTTTCGAGTCGATTTGTTGAAAACATTGGAAATGCCAGCATATTTCGCATTCTCCGAAGATGTCATTGCTAACTTTTCACTAATTGCTAATAATGACTTAAAGATAGCCCTCATCGAAGAGGGAATCTTAAATTATGTCATACATACAAGCAATGTTTCTCAAAGTGAAATTAGCCGACCAGTCGAAGGCTTTTACAGGGAACATCGCTATATAGAAACTATTTTAGCGAGAGAAGGACTTCAAACGGAACTTGAAAAAGAGTTGGCTATCTACAAAAGTAAGAGCTGGGTCGTTTACTGTAGAAAGGGGGGGGAATTGTCAAAAGATCCCCAGTACCATCGCGCCTTTTTCGACAAAAACTACCCTTTGGTTAAGGATTCATTACCTCTTTACCAGCGCATTGAGATGTTGGCTTATGCAAAAAACTTACGTTTTGGGAGAATGGTCACGTTAACGCTTCGCCGTGGGTATAAAATATTAGAAACCCTGAAAAAAGCATTTCAGTTCAAAATGCTCATTGGTTTGCTATGA
- a CDS encoding GumC family protein: MAESAFILEEEHSEQTNLKALIARYLRYWPWFLAAVIISVGLGYLYMRYAPIVYESTAKIEIIDESQGIDITSEALSLFGQGSSVNMENEVQVLRSYRILRQVVETLNLDISYYQVGNVKTTEIWNPPFAVTKLVAEDSLETTRAYDIRIEGINARITDESETSRTVSLMTPDSLDTGLPFDITLRPDAVPEEYAGIQFRVTLTPIKQAVLNLAEKIRVEPVSKDSEILALSIRGQSVERSEAILNELINKFNQDGIKDRQLVSKRTLDFIDERFLSLSQELDSIEVGKEDFKRTNDLSYLDSDVDFSLQRRAVAQDEVTQLETQVSLADLLKKAVTAQSSYGLLPVDVGLENSGLNSMVAKYNQMALEREELLTNVGESHPTLIAISNQLQNAKVNIMKTLNIYQTQLKLSLRQLTREKNRANTMFSRLPEKEKMLRSIERQQDIKENLFILLLQKREEAALSYAVTAPSIKVVDYALTDTEPLSPKKRIVYPMSFMIGLFVPFIVLYLHFTINGKIQDRTDLVRLSPEVPILAEIPTFKKSRKVINAADRSVLAESFRIATTNLDTLLSARDGANGRGAGGASGSSGADGAGNAADAGNAGDAGDAARGKCVLVTSSVKGEGKTTTALNMAQAYASMHHKVLLVGADLRNRELMNYFKPDSFSFGLSEYLSESRVKWEDVIAGGFDNLDYLKVCFGGKMPPNPTQLLSGKGFARFIQRAVSEFDIVILDSPPSLSVADPLLLAKHADATVYITRTGITDKNMVRHARELQQKKQLPNMAFVINDVGSLNSRKYQY; this comes from the coding sequence ATGGCGGAATCCGCATTCATTTTGGAAGAAGAGCATTCGGAACAAACGAATCTCAAAGCACTTATTGCCCGCTACCTGCGGTATTGGCCGTGGTTCCTGGCGGCCGTTATTATCAGTGTGGGCCTGGGGTACCTCTACATGCGCTATGCCCCGATTGTCTACGAATCCACTGCCAAAATCGAAATCATCGACGAATCCCAGGGCATCGACATCACTTCCGAGGCCCTTTCGCTCTTTGGCCAGGGCAGTTCCGTAAATATGGAGAACGAGGTGCAGGTCCTCCGGTCGTATCGGATCCTCCGGCAGGTTGTGGAAACCTTGAACCTGGATATTTCGTATTACCAGGTGGGGAACGTAAAGACGACGGAAATCTGGAATCCCCCGTTCGCCGTTACCAAGCTGGTAGCAGAAGACAGCCTGGAAACTACCCGGGCGTACGACATCCGAATCGAGGGGATTAACGCCAGGATTACCGATGAATCCGAAACCTCCCGGACTGTGTCCCTGATGACCCCGGATTCCCTGGATACCGGTTTGCCCTTTGATATTACGCTCCGGCCCGATGCAGTTCCGGAGGAATACGCTGGCATCCAGTTCCGGGTAACCCTGACCCCCATCAAACAGGCCGTTCTGAACCTGGCAGAAAAAATTCGCGTGGAACCCGTGAGCAAAGACAGCGAAATCCTGGCCCTGTCCATCCGGGGGCAGAGCGTGGAGCGTTCGGAGGCCATCCTGAACGAGCTGATCAACAAATTCAACCAGGACGGGATTAAGGACCGGCAGCTGGTTTCCAAGCGGACCCTGGATTTTATCGACGAGCGGTTCCTGAGCCTCTCCCAGGAGCTGGACTCCATCGAGGTGGGGAAAGAAGACTTTAAACGCACCAACGACCTGTCCTACCTGGATTCCGACGTGGATTTTTCGCTTCAGCGGCGCGCGGTGGCCCAGGACGAAGTCACCCAGCTGGAAACGCAGGTCTCCCTGGCCGACCTGCTCAAGAAGGCGGTTACGGCCCAGTCGTCCTACGGCTTGCTGCCGGTGGACGTGGGCCTGGAAAACAGCGGGCTGAACTCCATGGTGGCCAAATACAACCAGATGGCCCTGGAGCGGGAGGAATTGCTGACCAATGTGGGGGAAAGCCACCCCACGCTGATCGCCATTTCCAACCAGCTGCAGAACGCCAAGGTGAATATCATGAAGACGCTGAACATCTACCAGACGCAGCTGAAGCTCTCCCTGCGCCAGCTCACCCGCGAAAAAAACCGGGCCAATACGATGTTCTCCCGCCTGCCGGAGAAGGAAAAGATGCTGCGCTCTATAGAACGCCAGCAGGACATCAAGGAAAACCTCTTTATCCTGCTGCTCCAGAAACGGGAGGAAGCCGCCCTCAGCTATGCGGTTACCGCCCCGTCCATCAAGGTGGTGGACTACGCGCTTACGGATACCGAACCCCTCTCCCCCAAAAAGCGGATTGTCTACCCGATGTCCTTCATGATTGGCCTTTTTGTGCCTTTCATAGTGCTGTACCTCCACTTTACGATTAACGGGAAGATCCAGGACCGGACGGACCTGGTGCGGCTGAGCCCGGAGGTCCCGATCCTGGCAGAAATACCCACCTTCAAAAAATCGCGCAAGGTGATCAACGCCGCAGACCGCTCTGTCTTGGCAGAATCCTTCCGCATTGCCACCACCAACCTGGATACGCTGCTTTCCGCCCGTGACGGGGCGAATGGCCGGGGTGCCGGGGGTGCAAGCGGATCCAGCGGTGCCGACGGGGCCGGGAATGCAGCGGACGCCGGGAATGCAGGGGATGCAGGGGATGCTGCCAGGGGCAAATGCGTTCTGGTAACCTCCTCGGTAAAAGGCGAAGGCAAGACCACCACCGCCCTGAACATGGCCCAGGCCTATGCGAGCATGCACCACAAGGTCCTGCTGGTGGGGGCCGACCTGCGCAACCGGGAGCTGATGAACTACTTTAAGCCGGATTCGTTTTCCTTTGGCCTTTCCGAATACCTGAGCGAATCCCGGGTAAAATGGGAGGATGTAATTGCCGGCGGTTTCGACAACCTGGATTATTTAAAGGTGTGTTTTGGCGGCAAGATGCCCCCGAACCCCACGCAACTCCTGTCCGGCAAAGGGTTCGCGCGGTTTATTCAGCGAGCCGTTTCCGAGTTTGACATCGTGATACTGGACTCCCCCCCTTCCCTCTCGGTGGCCGATCCGCTCCTGTTGGCTAAACACGCGGATGCCACGGTCTACATTACGCGAACGGGCATCACCGACAAGAATATGGTGCGCCACGCCAGGGAACTCCAGCAGAAAAAGCAGCTGCCGAATATGGCCTTTGTCATCAACGACGTGGGCTCGCTGAATTCCCGGAAATACCAGTATTAG
- the gmd gene encoding GDP-mannose 4,6-dehydratase: MRMEHEEKKKVAFITGVTGQDGAYLSEFLLNKGYIVHGLKRRSSLFNTERIDHLYQDPHVENRNFILHYGDMTDSSNLIRLIQKIQPDEIYNLAAMSHVRVSFEIPEYTANADGTGTLRILEAVRLLGLEHKTRIYQASTSELYGKVQEVPQTETTPFYPRSPYGVAKLYAYWITVNYREAYGMFACNGILFNHESPIRGETFVTRKITRAVARIAMGLQDTLYLGNLDAERDWGHARDYVRMMWMILQAEAPEDWVIATGKTTRVRDLVRMAFAEIGVELEFEGQGENETGRVASASHPDYQVPIGQVVVRIDPKYFRPTEVDLLVGDASKAYEKLGWKPTCSLEEMVREMMASDLLLMQKDRHLNHGGYSTPNYYE, translated from the coding sequence ATGCGCATGGAACATGAAGAAAAGAAAAAAGTAGCTTTTATCACCGGGGTTACCGGCCAGGACGGGGCCTACCTCAGCGAATTCCTGCTCAATAAGGGGTATATTGTGCACGGGTTGAAGCGCCGGTCGTCCCTTTTTAACACGGAGCGCATCGACCACCTCTACCAGGACCCCCATGTGGAAAACCGGAATTTTATCCTCCACTACGGGGATATGACGGACAGTTCCAACCTCATCCGGCTCATCCAGAAAATCCAACCCGACGAAATCTACAACCTGGCCGCGATGAGCCATGTCCGCGTTTCTTTTGAGATCCCGGAATACACGGCCAATGCGGACGGCACGGGGACCCTGCGGATCCTGGAAGCCGTGCGGCTGTTGGGGCTGGAACATAAAACGCGTATCTACCAGGCCTCCACCTCGGAGCTCTATGGGAAGGTGCAGGAGGTGCCCCAGACGGAAACCACCCCGTTTTACCCGCGGAGCCCGTATGGAGTGGCCAAGCTGTACGCCTACTGGATTACAGTGAATTACCGGGAGGCCTACGGCATGTTTGCCTGTAACGGGATTTTGTTCAACCACGAATCGCCCATCCGGGGGGAGACTTTTGTTACCCGGAAGATCACGCGGGCCGTGGCGCGGATTGCCATGGGGCTGCAGGACACGCTCTACCTGGGCAACCTGGACGCGGAGCGGGACTGGGGGCACGCCCGGGACTACGTCCGGATGATGTGGATGATATTGCAGGCCGAAGCGCCCGAAGACTGGGTGATTGCCACCGGCAAGACCACCCGCGTTCGCGACCTGGTCCGGATGGCATTTGCGGAAATCGGGGTGGAACTCGAATTCGAAGGCCAGGGCGAAAACGAAACCGGGCGCGTGGCGTCTGCATCCCACCCGGATTACCAGGTGCCCATAGGCCAGGTAGTGGTGCGCATCGACCCGAAGTACTTCCGTCCCACCGAGGTAGACCTCCTGGTAGGCGATGCCTCGAAAGCCTATGAAAAACTGGGCTGGAAACCAACCTGCTCCCTGGAGGAAATGGTCCGGGAGATGATGGCCAGCGATTTGCTGCTGATGCAGAAAGACCGCCACCTGAACCACGGGGGCTATTCCACCCCAAATTATTACGAGTAG
- a CDS encoding glycosyltransferase family 4 protein, whose protein sequence is MSEIALLFRHKIMGRNSIENVLKPLERFPGINRIELPYDLNSLFNAFRLINFSFGIKEKNIHITGDVHYMAAFLFWKKSIITVHDCNHYEQLHGLRKFLYGLIWFRLPFFFSNQIVAISPFTKSQLRQHFNVPERKIHVIPNAISKDVTKKHRTVDYFDRTFTILVIGTSHNKNIERLILAVSNQENLQLDIVGKLGNSIIELMRTHNISYVNSYGIPKSTLKKKYLASDLLFFASTKEGFGLPILEAQNYGLPVISSTTTSMPYVAGEGAILVNPYDIDSIRKAIKEVRSNADLRLELVQKGYQNLNRFNVNVFVNEYRSLYSKIFN, encoded by the coding sequence ATGTCAGAAATCGCATTACTATTTAGGCATAAAATAATGGGCAGGAATAGTATTGAAAATGTTCTAAAACCTTTGGAACGATTTCCTGGCATCAATAGGATTGAACTTCCGTACGATTTAAATTCATTATTTAATGCTTTTAGATTAATTAATTTCTCCTTTGGCATTAAGGAGAAAAACATTCATATTACCGGAGATGTTCACTATATGGCAGCATTCCTTTTTTGGAAAAAATCAATTATTACTGTACATGACTGTAATCATTACGAGCAATTACACGGTTTAAGGAAATTTCTTTACGGATTAATATGGTTTAGATTGCCTTTCTTCTTTTCAAATCAAATTGTGGCTATATCACCGTTCACAAAATCACAATTAAGACAACATTTTAATGTTCCAGAAAGAAAAATTCATGTAATACCGAATGCAATATCTAAGGATGTAACAAAAAAACATCGAACCGTAGATTATTTTGATAGAACATTTACAATTTTGGTTATCGGTACGTCTCATAATAAAAATATAGAACGTTTAATTCTTGCTGTTAGTAATCAGGAGAATTTACAATTGGACATAGTAGGCAAATTAGGAAATAGCATTATAGAATTAATGAGAACACATAATATTTCATATGTCAATTCGTATGGTATTCCCAAATCAACTCTGAAAAAAAAATATTTGGCTTCCGACCTGCTATTTTTCGCATCAACCAAGGAGGGATTCGGTCTTCCAATTTTAGAGGCTCAAAATTATGGACTTCCTGTGATTAGCTCAACTACCACTTCGATGCCATACGTGGCCGGAGAGGGAGCTATTCTAGTAAATCCCTATGATATAGATAGCATAAGAAAGGCTATTAAAGAGGTGCGAAGTAATGCTGATTTGAGATTGGAATTAGTTCAAAAGGGGTATCAAAACCTAAATCGATTTAATGTAAATGTTTTTGTAAATGAATATAGAAGCTTATACAGCAAAATTTTTAATTGA
- a CDS encoding glycosyltransferase family 2 protein — protein MTKVSITAIILTHNEELHLKRCLNNVKAFCERVIVVDSYSTDNTESIARSENVEFVQNKWINYSYQFNWALDNVPINSEWVLRIDADEYFTNNLIQELRTRLPKLSKEITGIYVKRLMYFMDMPLKKGGMYPIWHIKLWRNGYGYCEHRWMDERVILRSGKTIEFGKGDLIDHNLNNMTWWTNKHNQYTIREAIDILDGIYNFTNADRLKPKLLGNQEQRKRWLKLKYLSFPLFIRPFIYWFIRYFILGGFLEGKRGFIWNCLHAFWYRYLVDVKIYEVLRETKKNRSKIIEYFHLEYGYDITKY, from the coding sequence ATGACAAAGGTTTCCATTACAGCAATTATCTTAACACATAATGAGGAGTTGCACTTAAAAAGATGTTTAAACAATGTAAAGGCATTTTGTGAACGTGTCATCGTGGTGGATTCATATTCCACAGATAATACAGAATCCATTGCCCGAAGTGAAAATGTAGAATTCGTTCAAAATAAATGGATCAATTATTCATACCAATTTAACTGGGCATTAGATAATGTTCCGATTAATTCCGAATGGGTATTGCGAATTGATGCCGATGAATATTTTACAAACAACCTCATACAGGAATTACGAACGAGACTTCCCAAACTGAGCAAGGAGATCACAGGTATTTATGTCAAGCGGTTGATGTATTTTATGGACATGCCTCTGAAAAAGGGGGGGATGTATCCAATCTGGCACATCAAACTTTGGCGAAATGGATATGGGTATTGTGAACATCGCTGGATGGACGAACGCGTGATTCTTAGAAGCGGAAAAACAATTGAATTCGGTAAGGGCGATCTTATAGATCACAATCTGAATAATATGACCTGGTGGACAAATAAGCACAACCAATACACCATTAGGGAGGCAATCGACATACTTGACGGGATATATAATTTCACAAATGCCGATAGGCTAAAGCCGAAACTACTTGGAAATCAAGAACAACGAAAACGCTGGTTAAAATTAAAATATTTGTCATTTCCACTTTTCATCCGCCCTTTTATTTATTGGTTTATTCGGTACTTTATCCTAGGAGGATTCTTAGAAGGTAAAAGAGGTTTTATTTGGAACTGTTTACACGCGTTTTGGTATCGCTACCTCGTGGATGTTAAGATTTACGAAGTATTACGGGAAACAAAAAAAAACCGTAGTAAAATCATCGAATATTTCCACCTAGAATACGGTTATGATATTACAAAATACTAA
- a CDS encoding lipopolysaccharide biosynthesis protein codes for MITFGEIHEKINTLFKQKDRNYVLASQIISAIIALISGKLIAIYVSPEDFGTYGIQFATYTFFTTLLIHPIIQFIKTSNNTLIPRIGIKPFVITMVVSIGISYLLMASFLAWYYGTQLWPLFILLFFFILTSSLNNVLNDHLNIRNRLIDFSKLALLRSISALLFISLYFYIGYNYLTDIYALWAMQLFGGVLGLLFFGRKYHFYLGGFPVKYSSFFKKYIRYAWPLIFLALWTWISNYFDRYAIEYFLSTEKVGIYSASYGVGSKIFLVLSPIFMIMVTPQVYAVVKRDQKKKVLERYGKVYTTVAIPILVVIYFTRNIIGKLLLSDQYSDGFFLIFWIAIAFYLLTLSKLYELYFFSEKNTRIIFYANGLSALVNLLLNIILLKPYGLFGAAIASCIAFMVHFGIIFIKIKSENLRQNII; via the coding sequence ATGATCACATTTGGGGAAATTCACGAAAAGATAAATACACTCTTTAAGCAAAAGGACAGAAATTATGTCCTGGCATCTCAGATAATCAGCGCTATAATTGCCTTAATTAGTGGTAAGCTAATTGCCATTTATGTCTCTCCTGAAGACTTCGGAACATATGGAATTCAGTTTGCGACGTACACTTTTTTTACAACTCTTTTAATCCATCCAATAATACAATTCATTAAAACCAGTAATAATACTTTAATTCCGCGGATTGGCATAAAACCCTTCGTAATCACGATGGTCGTTTCGATCGGAATTTCTTATTTATTAATGGCTTCATTCCTCGCTTGGTACTACGGCACGCAACTCTGGCCACTTTTTATTCTTTTATTCTTTTTTATCCTGACAAGCAGCTTAAATAATGTCTTAAACGATCACCTGAATATTAGAAATCGACTAATTGACTTTTCCAAGCTTGCTCTTCTTCGGTCTATCTCTGCTCTTCTGTTTATCTCACTCTACTTTTATATAGGTTATAATTATTTGACTGATATATATGCCCTTTGGGCGATGCAATTATTCGGTGGAGTTTTGGGATTATTGTTTTTTGGCAGGAAGTATCATTTTTATTTAGGAGGTTTTCCAGTGAAGTACTCCTCCTTTTTTAAAAAATATATTCGCTATGCCTGGCCTTTAATTTTCTTGGCCCTTTGGACCTGGATCAGCAATTACTTTGACCGTTATGCCATTGAATATTTTCTTTCTACGGAGAAGGTGGGAATATATAGCGCTAGCTATGGAGTTGGGTCTAAAATTTTTCTCGTATTAAGCCCAATATTTATGATCATGGTAACGCCACAAGTATATGCTGTAGTTAAAAGGGACCAGAAAAAAAAGGTATTGGAACGCTATGGAAAAGTATATACGACTGTTGCTATCCCAATTTTAGTTGTGATTTACTTTACTAGAAATATCATCGGAAAACTATTACTTTCTGATCAATACAGTGATGGCTTTTTCCTTATTTTTTGGATAGCAATTGCGTTCTATCTTTTAACACTTTCTAAATTATACGAATTATATTTTTTTTCAGAAAAAAATACTCGGATAATCTTTTATGCAAACGGATTGTCTGCTCTTGTAAATTTATTATTGAATATAATACTACTAAAACCCTATGGCCTTTTTGGAGCGGCAATCGCATCTTGTATTGCCTTTATGGTTCATTTTGGAATTATTTTTATTAAAATAAAATCTGAAAACCTTCGACAAAACATTATTTAG
- a CDS encoding glycosyltransferase family 2 protein, translating into MTLTLITATYNSVKTLKSCLDSVAAQDYKDYEHLMIDGASTDGTLEFLEGYRESHPHLRVISEPDAGIYDALNKGVSNARGNIVGFVHSDDMLADSGVLNRIIKCFNNGNPDGVYGDLEYVRQEDPDRVVRHWKSAPLNRDLLQKGWMPPHPTLFLKKSVYDKHGAFDLSYQIAADYDFMLRIFQDTEYAFTYLPGVITKMRVGGASNRSLKNILQKSREDLRAMRANQIAMPFLALGYKNLSKLPQFFRK; encoded by the coding sequence ATGACCCTCACACTCATCACCGCCACCTACAATAGCGTTAAAACGCTGAAAAGTTGCCTGGATTCCGTTGCGGCCCAGGATTATAAAGATTATGAGCATTTGATGATTGACGGGGCGTCAACGGACGGGACATTGGAATTTCTGGAAGGATATCGGGAAAGCCACCCGCACCTCCGGGTGATCTCAGAGCCGGATGCCGGGATTTACGATGCGCTCAATAAAGGGGTTTCCAATGCCAGGGGCAATATCGTGGGGTTTGTGCACTCGGACGATATGCTGGCAGATTCCGGGGTGCTGAACCGGATTATCAAATGTTTTAATAACGGCAATCCGGACGGCGTATACGGGGATTTGGAATATGTTCGCCAGGAAGATCCCGACCGTGTTGTAAGGCACTGGAAAAGCGCGCCTCTCAATAGGGACTTATTGCAGAAAGGCTGGATGCCTCCCCACCCCACGCTGTTTCTGAAAAAGTCGGTTTACGATAAGCACGGGGCATTCGACCTTTCCTACCAGATAGCCGCCGATTACGATTTTATGCTGCGAATATTTCAGGATACGGAATACGCATTTACATATCTGCCCGGGGTTATTACGAAAATGCGCGTTGGCGGTGCCAGTAACCGCAGCCTGAAAAACATCCTGCAAAAATCCCGCGAAGACCTGCGGGCCATGCGCGCCAACCAGATTGCAATGCCCTTTTTGGCTCTCGGCTACAAGAACCTGTCAAAACTTCCGCAGTTCTTTAGAAAATAG
- a CDS encoding glycosyltransferase yields MTIAHIIASLDNSSGGPPRVVVPLLSELIKFNNSCQYSLHTVKSQDPIIGDYKLNGIDVHTYNKNLLGYFIKLKQKLNNSNHSIYHGHGIWDPPIHQMATMAKTNNIPYVISPHGMLKPWSLKQSRLKKKLALKLYQFSDLKKANCLHATAIQEAESIRFLGLENPIAIIPNGIPIKDFPLLESKPIKVKKKLLYLSRIHYSKGIENLIEAWAKISDCIKEEWQIDIVGMGDKKYIDQLKFKVATYNLSHSINFLSPLYGENKVAAFQQADLFVLPTYTENFGIAIAESLASGTPVITTKGAPWEDLNKYKCGQWIDIGTAPLIRALEEVLRFPNDKLVTMGLNGRKLIEDKYSIDAVAKKMNELYMWLNQKGAKPEFVV; encoded by the coding sequence ATGACGATAGCTCATATTATCGCCTCACTAGACAATTCGAGCGGAGGACCTCCACGAGTGGTAGTACCTTTACTTTCGGAATTGATAAAATTCAATAATAGTTGCCAATACTCCCTGCACACGGTTAAAAGCCAAGATCCAATTATTGGGGATTATAAATTGAATGGTATTGATGTTCACACCTACAATAAGAATTTACTTGGTTATTTTATCAAACTAAAGCAGAAGCTAAATAACTCAAATCATTCGATTTATCATGGGCATGGAATATGGGATCCTCCGATTCATCAAATGGCTACAATGGCAAAAACAAATAATATCCCTTATGTGATTTCGCCACATGGTATGCTGAAGCCATGGTCTCTAAAACAGAGTAGACTAAAAAAGAAGTTAGCGTTAAAACTTTATCAATTTAGCGACTTAAAAAAGGCTAATTGTTTGCACGCTACCGCCATTCAGGAAGCCGAATCAATTCGCTTTTTAGGTTTAGAGAACCCAATTGCTATTATTCCTAATGGTATACCCATAAAAGATTTCCCATTATTGGAAAGTAAGCCAATTAAAGTAAAAAAGAAATTGCTCTACTTGTCTCGTATACACTATTCAAAAGGTATCGAGAACTTAATTGAAGCTTGGGCAAAAATTTCAGATTGCATAAAAGAGGAATGGCAAATCGATATAGTTGGAATGGGAGATAAAAAATACATTGATCAACTAAAATTTAAGGTAGCAACTTATAATTTATCTCATAGTATAAACTTTTTGTCTCCATTATACGGAGAAAACAAAGTGGCGGCATTTCAACAGGCTGACCTATTTGTTCTTCCTACATATACCGAAAATTTTGGGATAGCAATTGCAGAATCTTTGGCCTCAGGGACTCCAGTAATTACTACCAAAGGTGCTCCCTGGGAAGATTTAAATAAATATAAGTGCGGACAATGGATCGACATTGGAACAGCCCCTTTGATCCGTGCTCTTGAAGAAGTTTTGAGATTTCCCAATGACAAATTGGTAACAATGGGATTGAACGGAAGAAAATTGATCGAGGATAAGTACAGTATCGACGCCGTTGCCAAAAAAATGAATGAACTCTACATGTGGCTGAATCAAAAGGGTGCGAAACCTGAATTTGTAGTATGA